A genomic stretch from Hypomesus transpacificus isolate Combined female unplaced genomic scaffold, fHypTra1 scaffold_227, whole genome shotgun sequence includes:
- the LOC124462600 gene encoding uncharacterized protein C2orf81 homolog — translation MSRSAAKSRGEKPRAGSVPVPPPPPPSALEAVDIIPGRLTENAWVAMTTQEEGEEVVAEIIADLKSTVLDKCYEQYIEKQLVPYTAFWACSSLVETVDWLFLARDEGEMAESAPLWAEDSEAVTSPCDSWAEGCVPVHYSRVSSHTPLLQRKSWSPMRQDLNRFRRVPTPTTPRGTGEPAATEESDPERPPVHTATSETTQRRTWQGRLPRAPTNVSRSPGISKDNLLTQPPHHRRRTGSLHKKLDPSLFPVSCYWPEVEVLEPCPSLQRNGGLTAQFQPNQQHCNRGTSASVPPRAHHQGLPSVRRRSVIHKPQRPIFHAGAQQNSFKLGFTPLFAGLSLDTMELGPGVSFRDPTVGQSGPEGEDTAWLPPMKPIRSSLLELKPIRSSLPPLLWSLDEVVTGHSAGVSPPTS, via the exons ATGTCCCGCTCGGCAGCCAAGTCACGAGGGGAAAAGCCTAGGGCAGGCTCGGTACCCgtaccccctcctccacccccttcgGCTCTGGAAGCAGTGGACATAATTCCCGGTCGCCTCACAGAGAACGCCTGGGTTGCTATGACgacacaggaggagggggaagaggtggTGGCAGAGATCATAGCAGATCTGAAGTCTACCGTCTTGGACAAATGCTATGAACAGTACATCGAAAAACAG CTGGTACCATACACTGCCTTCTGGGCTTGCAGCAGCCTGGTTGAAACAGTGGACTGGCTGTTCCTGGcaagggatgagggggagatggcaGAGAGCGCCCCCTTGTGGGCGGAGGACTCCGAGGCTGTCACTTCGCCCTGTGACTCATGGGCTGAAGGCTGTGTGCCAGTGCACTACTCCCGGGtcagctcacacacacctctactccAG CGCAAGTCTTGGTCGCCGATGAGACAAGATCTCAACAGGTTCCGGCGGGTTCCGACCCCAACAACGCCTCGGGGCACCGGGGAACCTGCCGCGACAGAGGAGAGTGACCCAGAGAGGCCTCCAGTCCACACGGCAACATCTGAAACCACACAGAGGAGGACATGGCAGGGCCGGCTGCCGCGCGCTCCCACAAATGTGAGCCGGAGCCCAGGCATCTCAAAAGACAACCTGCTAACCCAACCACCTCACCATAGAAGGAGAACTGGCTCCCTTCATAAGAAACTCGATCCGTCCCTTTTCCCTGTGAGCTGTTACTGGCCCGAGGTGGAAGTCCTGGAGCCTTGCCCCTCGCTGCAGAGAAATGGGGGGCTCACTGCCCAGTTCCAGCCCAACCAGCAGCACTGCAACAGGGGCACATCGGCCTCCGTACCCCCCCGTGCCCACCACCAAGGGTTACCTAGTGTCCGGAGAAGGAGCGTCATCCATAAGCCTCAGCGGCCGATCTTCCACGCTGGTGCCCAGCAGAACAGCTTCAAGCTGGGCTTCACCCCTCTGTTCGCCGGGCTCTCTCTGGACACCATGGAGCTTGGCCCTGGAGTGAGCTTTAGGGACCCGACCGTGGGCCAGTCAGGCCCTGAAGGGGAGGACACAGCCTGGCTGCCCCCGATGAAGCCAATCAGAAGCAGCCTGTTGGAGTTGAAGCCAATCAGAAGCAGCCTGCCACCTTTGTTGTGGTCCCTGGATGAGGTAGTGACAGGGCACTCAGCAGGGGTCAGCCCTCCCACTAGCTGA